The region TGATCATACAGtgtttaccccccccccccacacacacacacatacatacatatatatatatatatatatatatatatatgcaaacCACTTAAAAAACCACCACCCACTTGTGGGGActgatccaccagttgagaaatgCTGGACCAGAGGTCCAGAAGTGCACACTTATAAATGATTTGGACATCCAAGTGTATACCTCTGACACGTACGTGGAGGAGATTTAATTGTACCTCACCCACTAAGTATTAATACAACACAAGCAGGCGACTGCTTGACATGAGTTACCTGATCTTTCTGGACTCTCATGGCATCAATCTGAGGCTCACTGTATCGTGGATCTTTAGCTGGATCCTTCAGCTCCTTCTGCTCACTGGTATTCTGCAAACAAAAGGTTAGTTTAATGGAAAAACaatcactgaaaataaacagttATCAGAGGTCCCAAGAAATGTAAACATGTGTATCGATAAGAGGAAATTTAATCATTTATGTATGCACACAGTTTATTTATATGACAGTAATTCACACAGATTCAGGGTTTTAGACATCAGATTCACTATATATTACTAACAATGAGAAAGGTGCTGTCAATTGTTGAAGTACCTCTTCGGGGAAAACACGCTCAAAGACTTTCCTCCAGAGATCCTTTGGGTTTTTGGCATGAAGAGAATTAATGTCCATATCAGTAGTGGGAGGTGAACCTAATGCAATAAGAGTATCATTTaactaaaaatcatatcatttttgtgtatGCAAGCATGACTCTGAATCAAACATTACATGTGTCTTTTGACACAGCCTAGTAAAGgtgtttttattcagtgttAATTAATTCTTCTTTTGGCCACAGAGTGGCGCTGTACACACCTATTTGGCCGAAGGAGTCTGAGCCGGCTGGAATGATAAGCGGTTTGTTTGGGTCACTGGACACAGTTTTCCTGAGCATATCATTACAAAAACAAGTCTTAACAAACACATTGCATGAATGAGATTCTAAAAACTAAAGACAGTTAGTCTCAGTAGATGTCCACAACTAGGTTACGTACGATGCTGTTATTCTCCTTACCCTCTGTCCAGACCAAAAGCAAGATGAGAGAAAAAGCCTTTGGTTTTTGACAACAGGCTCTCTGACTTGATGCTTGTGAACTGAGAGAAAGATAAAGGACAGatgaaaaatatgttaaaataaaagcataactGCGCCAGTTGAGGGATGAATGTATAAAAAATATTGTACACTTACAATAAGAGAGGCTGCATAAAAGTGGGCTATAAAACGCAGTGTTTTATTGATCACTCTTTTCTTGTCAGAGTCAAATTCCTAAAacaaagatgacaaaaacatcCTCTAAATGTGTAACATAAGTAatccaagaaaaaaacatttgagaacACTGACGAGATAGCCAGTGCTGTTGTGACATAATTTCATCAGCTATACATATGTTTATAAGTTTTATGTAGGTTTAAGCATATGTTTTACCTGAAAAAGGTCATATTTGCTGCCGATGATGAGCAGAGGAACAGGAAAGGGACTGATCAGCTCTCTGTCCTATTATCAGATCCAGATTTTGTTTAGAATACATGCACCATGTTCAGTCTGTGCTACAAAAAGACTGTTAGCAGTTGTTATcttcaaaaaatgaaaagggtCTATCTTTAGTTTCAAAATAGACACTTAATGTATGTAGGTTTGATATAGAAAAGATACTGTATATCTGAGTACCGCTGCTGGACTCTTTTCAATGTAAATGAGGAATTAGTTTAATTTATTCATCTAAAAAGATACTTACAATGCAATCATGAATTTTTACAATGCTTAGGACCTGTTTTGGTGTAGTTGCGGTCCTTTTTGCACTATGACTTGGAATTGCAAATATAGAAAGTCACAGGTGGAGATTTATAGACACTCcatatttttaatgcctttcCACTGTTGAAAATCATTTGTCTTAAGCACCCAAATGTTTCAAATagatttacaaattaaagtTAGACTGCAGTCTTTTTGCTCTCCTCCTAACTTTTGCATGCAACGTGTAAGTAATCTTTTGTCATCAATCataaaaagtaaactttaagAACTGGCCTCAGAGACAAGCATTCCTCACACATTCATGTAATGAGCTGAGGTCTTACAGGAAAGTCTTTAGGTAAGACACGTGCAGCAACATGGACGACTGTCTGGTGTTTGGCACCAGGTTTGGTCCTTTGTTCTTGTTGGGCCCGGGAGTAGACTTTCTCCAGCTGAGCATGTGCAGCCTTCAGGAGCTTCTCCATTGTTCCCCACAGGGCATTGGGTTTAGACAAGTCAAGAACAAGAATCACAGAAAGAGACCTGGAAGACAGGAAAGATTTCCACTGGCAGACTATTGAAAACACCCCTGCTTGCAGTTATGGTCTCTGCTGTTCAAATCCAATTTTTATAAGAGAGAAGAATACATCTGTAGTATGAttaagtgactgacctgatgCTGACAGGAGTGATGGGGATCTGGGCCAGGTCTGACAAAGAGGTACCTCCTCCCAGCTCCCAAATATGGGCTAAATCCTTAGGCTAGAAGAGGAGATTGCCAAATTTATCATATCCAGCTTATATTAAAGATTGATTAATAGACCATGTGCAAATGAATAAGCAATGCCTATTACTCAAGAATTTACTAAAAGAAACAGTGTGATTACTGCAGTTATATGGTCACATTTTATCCGATTATTGGTAGTGTGTCACCACTGAATTGAGCAAAATAAATACTTAAGAGCCTTGAGCTTCCTTACTGTGTTGTGTCCTCTGGCCCGTCTTCCAAATGTGTACTCCAGCGCCAGAGTTGGCCTGGACGGTTCATCTCTGGTTGATAAATCAGCAATATTATTGTTCTGGCATAGTGTTATCCAAGCAAAAGGATCTGACAACAAACTCTGTGTTGCTATAACTCAACAAGCTGTCATCTTAAACAAAGAAAGCTTTCCTAGGTGTCCTATTGTGTCTTTTAATccgtttttttatttatcaacaACTGTGAGATACTACGGGGTACGAGGTACGTCTTGGTTTAACAAAAGGCTGGGACAGTAGTTTAAACAACAAATAATGTTAGAATGGTATACAACACCAACCTGTCAAGGCACCTAAGAAGAATCGATGTTTTACCCTGGAAAAACAAAGGTAATCATGATTACCCTATCATGAATTATATGGCTAAAAACACGACCAGTGGCCTTAAAAGCAACGTTTAGCTGCTGTCTCTGAACTACATTGATGGGAAACACACCCCAGCTTTACTCCCCATCAGAAACACGGTCCTCTCGTTGACGGTCAGCCCACTatcctcctctccccctccaGTCTCCCTGCTGTGGACCTCAGCCGCAGCCAGCTCCCATAACGTGTCTGAGCTGAAAAAGGtaatacatttttgttgaaaGCTTACAAGCATCttcaaaattaacacaaaaattaTCAGGTTGTAAAATGAACTTATTCTCACCTTGTTTTAGGCATCAAATCTGGGTTAAAACCAGTGAGGGTCCAACTTAGCTTACTTGCTAAATCTGGCCGTTACGAGCGTTGCCAGAGCAACGGCGGGCGCAAACCGATGACGTAATAAATCCTTCTTCGATTGGCATTATGGGAAATGTATTTCCCTCGTTGAAAAATTGAGTAAGATCGTTTTTTGCTAACCGCTTAAAATTCTATGGAAAATAACAACAAATGGTTCAGTATTAAAGATATCACGCTTTTACTTTATGTCATTACtggattaaattaaaaaactatttcagtcgatagaaagctttaaaaacaaaaaaaagaaaagaaaaaacaaaggagCAATTACATATTGTCCACTAACTGGATATaatcacattaaaataaaaaaagtatcaCAAATTGTGCTGTCAGTCAATTACAAAGAAATAACTAATGTTACAaagtcatttagcagacgcttttgtACAAAGCTACTTAAATCTGGGACAGGTGTTCCTGgtgttaaggaccttgcccaagggcccacactAAATACTTGtgctctgactgggatttgaaccctcccattccacagtcaacaatgtaaaccactgagctatccagctacattttatcctttttcacttttatggGTTTGAACAATGATTAAAGCATGGCTATCATAGAATATCCCTCTTTATTAAGAACACAGTGGAACTTTTTTCAGTGGTGtcacagcaagaaaaaaaaaaacattttgattacatttcataaatactGTACATACATTTATGCCATTTGTTTCACAGAATTCTTATGGCACAGCAGATGAAATCTTCATTGACTTTACTAGTGATCATGGAATAGTATTCCTTCTGGAGACCCAAATACAGCTTGAAATGTTTTGTTGAAATATTCCTAAAAGCAGATTGATGGTGATAGCCGATAGCAAGTCTCTTTCTTGATATTGAAGATGTTCGATGGCCTG is a window of Cheilinus undulatus linkage group 6, ASM1832078v1, whole genome shotgun sequence DNA encoding:
- the dync2li1 gene encoding cytoplasmic dynein 2 light intermediate chain 1 — translated: MPKTSSDTLWELAAAEVHSRETGGGEEDSGLTVNERTVFLMGSKAGGKTSILLRCLDRDEPSRPTLALEYTFGRRARGHNTPKDLAHIWELGGGTSLSDLAQIPITPVSIRSLSVILVLDLSKPNALWGTMEKLLKAAHAQLEKVYSRAQQEQRTKPGAKHQTVVHVAARVLPKDFPDRELISPFPVPLLIIGSKYDLFQEFDSDKKRVINKTLRFIAHFYAASLIFTSIKSESLLSKTKGFFSHLAFGLDRGKTVSSDPNKPLIIPAGSDSFGQIGSPPTTDMDINSLHAKNPKDLWRKVFERVFPEENTSEQKELKDPAKDPRYSEPQIDAMRVQKDQELDQYKRNAAKSWKGLELEK